In Apostichopus japonicus isolate 1M-3 chromosome 3, ASM3797524v1, whole genome shotgun sequence, a single genomic region encodes these proteins:
- the LOC139965373 gene encoding uncharacterized protein isoform X1, which translates to MLQLWIFLKRVWTFLRRKEFYKTLLCIDVGTDRMPFDDDDFDVVVCCGGIAPAHISPVVIKEWTRIVKPGGIISFTIRRCYIEIMQGQEEFYSKKLAEKCDEALEDLKNNKKAEVTLKKEIPHLENSPAVIYVLKVL; encoded by the exons ATGTTACAGCTGTGGATATTTCTCAAAAGAGTCTGGACTTTTCTGAGAAGAAAGGAATTTTACAAAACACTACTTTGTATTGACGTTGGGACAGATAGAATGCCATTTGATGACG atGATTTTGACGTGGTGGTTTGTTGTGGAGGCATCGCGCCAGCTCATATCAGTCCTGTCGTTATTAAAGAATGGACCAGGATTGTGAAACCAG GTGGCATTATCAGTTTTACAATTCGTCGTTGCTACATTGAAATTATGCAAGGGCAAGAAGAGTTTTATTCGAAGAAGTTAGCCGAGAAATGCGATGAGGCCTTGGAGGATTTAAAGAACAACAAGAAAGCAGAGGTTACTCTCAAGAAGGAAATCCCACATTTGGAAAACTCACCTGCAGTTATTTACGTTTTGAAAGTTCTCTAG
- the LOC139965349 gene encoding uncharacterized protein codes for MSRITCWLKSLALVALILMAIGVHVTRKHLRKLPDTMAKIPSKRYSVPVTENLTPAEPSTNRLEASLDSDLAALIEAGNALPNFFLKRRGQDKAAYRNISISFVHYPKSGGTTIKDCLIKMASKAGKPDPVLVFAKNVANTKEQMLNGELEKAKIFMGTNGFTLCEYLHPKRCAYFTMLRDPYDRMVSHYYFCKDGGQSNAPCQQSIEKFALLVRSIFLHQMASGVNKCEQDSRLKWSCASKRRSLDKIVNYNSTKEEMVLNYLERKLVDTFAVVGLLEEYETSLALLQEALGLPFYDECITEFSNSKINNTDQRALERIASKKKLLENEDVRKALDADIRLYRKAKELFEKQKERSRRYWKN; via the exons ATGTCTCGAATCACTTGTTGGCTAAAGAGCTTGGCTTTGGTCGCCTTGATATTGATGGCGATAGGAGTACACGTCACTCGCAAACATTTGAGAAAGTTACCTGATACAATGGCAAAGATACCTTCCAAACGTTACAG CGTACCTGTCACGGAAAATCTTACCCCTGCGGAGCCAAGTACCAACCGTCTGGAAGCAAGTTTAGATTCGGACTTGGCTGCGTTAATTGAAGCAGGGAACGCTCTCccaaatttctttttgaaaagACGTGGTCAAGATAAAGCAGCTTACAGAAATATCAGCATAAGCTTTGTTCATTATCCAAAAAGTGGCGGAACAACGATTAAAGATTGTTTAATTAAGATGGCCTCCAAAGCCGGCAAACCAGATCCTGTTCTGGTATTTGCTAAAAATGTAGCTAATACGAAAGAACAAATGTTGAATGGCGAGTTGGAAAAGGCGAAAATATTTATGGGTACTAACGGATTTACGCTTTGCGAATACTTACATCCAAAACGATGTGCCTATTTCACGATGCTGAGAGACCCTTACGATAGAATGGTGTCTCACTACTATTTCTGTAAAGATGGAGGACAATCAAATGCACCTTGTCAACAATCGATTGAAAAGTTTGCGCTCCTTGTTAGAAGTATATTTCTCCACCAGATGGCCTCCGGTGTAAACAAGTGTGAACAAGACAGCAGATTGAAATGGTCGTGTGCAAGTAAACGCCGCTCGTTAGATAAAATAGTAAACTACAATTCTACAAAAGAAGAAATGGTCCTTAACTACTTGGAACGGAAACTTGTGGATACGTTTGCCGTAGTTGGACTACTTGAAGAGTATGAGACATCGTTGGCTTTATTACAAGAAGCCCTTGGTTTGCCATTCTACGATGAATGTATCACAGAATTTTCTAACAGCAAGATAAACAATACTGACCAAAGAGCATTAGAGAGAATAGCGTCTAAAAAGAAGCTGTTGGAAAACGAAGACGTCCGCAAGGCCTTAGACGCCGACATAAGACTATATCGAAAAGCCAAGGAACTATTTGAAAAACAGAAAGAGAGATCACGAAGGTATTGGAAAAATTAA